One stretch of Nicotiana tabacum cultivar K326 chromosome 18, ASM71507v2, whole genome shotgun sequence DNA includes these proteins:
- the LOC107766068 gene encoding myb family transcription factor MOF1-like isoform X1 has product MGNCERNNGGVRQYTRSKVPRLRWTPHLHQCFLLAIQKLGGHDKATPKLVLQMMDVRGLTISHVKSHLQMYRSMKNDVNWQGERSKSQPGKLQSLEDGHSHLQQKEVCVEEEKVLRYHSCCSPTIETLESPFMLLPPKRARMETTSCKPESLQNCRERIREAVANYSYSGDDYMQTINYTEKSGVNNVIKKGITGFRWQQICDTQREAVVPVSLHVFQSSNSDF; this is encoded by the exons ATGGGAAACTGCGAAAGGAATAATGGTGGAGTGAGGCAATATACAAGATCAAAAGTTCCTCGTTTGAGATGGACACCTCATCTTCATCAATGTTTTCTTCTTGCTATTCAAAAACTTGGAGGCCATGACA AAGCTACACCAAAGCTTGTTCTTCAGATGATGGATGTGAGAGGACTTACAATATCACATGTCAAAAGTCATCTCCAG ATGTACAGAAGCATGAAGAATGATGTTAACTGGCAAG GAGAAAGAAGCAAAAGTCAACCAGGAAAATTACAGTCCCTAGAAGATGGTCATTCTCATCTTCAACAAAAAGAAGTATGTGTTGAAGAAGAAAAAGTTTTGAGATACCATTCATGTTGTAGCCCCACCATTGAAACATTAGAATCTCCATTCATGTTACTGCCCCCTAAAAG AGCTCGAATGGAGACCACAAGTTGTAAGCCAGAGAGTCTGCAAAACTGCAGGGAGAGAATACGTGAAGCAGTAGCCAATTATTCGTATAGTGGTGATGATTACATGCAGACTATTAATTATACTGAGAAAAGTGGGGTAAATAATGTTATTAAGAAAGGAATTACTGGTTTCAGATGGCAACAGATTTGTGATACACAAAGAGAAGCAGTAGTTCCCGTGTCACTCCATGTTTTTCAGAGTTCTAATTCAGACTTCTAA
- the LOC107766068 gene encoding myb family transcription factor MOF1-like isoform X2: protein MGNCERNNGGVRQYTRSKVPRLRWTPHLHQCFLLAIQKLGGHDKATPKLVLQMMDVRGLTISHVKSHLQMYRSMKNDVNWQGERSKSQPGKLQSLEDGHSHLQQKEVCVEEEKVLRYHSCCSPTIETLESPFMLLPPKSCPCKRMRTGNHQRSVNLIKA, encoded by the exons ATGGGAAACTGCGAAAGGAATAATGGTGGAGTGAGGCAATATACAAGATCAAAAGTTCCTCGTTTGAGATGGACACCTCATCTTCATCAATGTTTTCTTCTTGCTATTCAAAAACTTGGAGGCCATGACA AAGCTACACCAAAGCTTGTTCTTCAGATGATGGATGTGAGAGGACTTACAATATCACATGTCAAAAGTCATCTCCAG ATGTACAGAAGCATGAAGAATGATGTTAACTGGCAAG GAGAAAGAAGCAAAAGTCAACCAGGAAAATTACAGTCCCTAGAAGATGGTCATTCTCATCTTCAACAAAAAGAAGTATGTGTTGAAGAAGAAAAAGTTTTGAGATACCATTCATGTTGTAGCCCCACCATTGAAACATTAGAATCTCCATTCATGTTACTGCCCCCTAAAAG TTGTCCATGCAAGAGGATGAGAACTGGAAATCATCAAAGAAGCGTAAATTTGATCAAAGCTTGA